A genomic segment from Arcobacter acticola encodes:
- the nspC gene encoding carboxynorspermidine decarboxylase — translation MKTNNLIVDSFDKLPSPSYVCEEKLLEKNLILLKRIQDEANVSILLALKGFALWSTFDLCKKYLKGCCASGLHEAILAKEEFGGEVHTYSAAFKDDEIDEIISLSNHLVFNSFNQLKRYKDKAYGKVSLGIRLNPEYSSVDVDLYNPCAPFSRLGTTKANFDESQLEFLDGFHFHALCEQNVDALEGALTAFEKNFSQYFDKLKWVNFGGGHHITRADYDVEGLITLLKDFKSRYPHLKVYLEPGEAVGWQTGYLVGTVLDIINNGMDLVILDTSAEAHMPDTLAMPYRAMIRNSGLAGEKKHTYRLGGNTCLAGDVIGDYSFDEPLKVGDKIIFEDMIHYTMVKTTTFNGIKLPSIVVKHNEESYQIIKNFGYNDYKVRLS, via the coding sequence TTGAAGACAAATAATTTAATAGTAGATAGTTTTGATAAACTACCAAGTCCAAGTTATGTGTGTGAAGAGAAACTTTTAGAAAAAAATTTGATACTTCTAAAAAGAATTCAAGATGAAGCTAATGTTAGTATTCTTTTAGCCCTAAAGGGTTTTGCATTATGGTCAACTTTTGATTTATGCAAAAAGTATCTAAAAGGATGTTGTGCATCAGGCCTTCATGAGGCGATTTTAGCCAAAGAAGAGTTTGGAGGAGAAGTTCATACTTATTCTGCTGCTTTTAAAGATGATGAGATTGATGAAATTATTTCATTATCAAATCACTTAGTTTTTAACTCTTTTAATCAACTAAAAAGATATAAAGATAAAGCTTATGGAAAAGTTTCATTAGGTATTAGATTAAATCCTGAATACTCATCTGTTGATGTTGATTTATACAACCCATGTGCTCCATTTTCAAGACTTGGGACTACAAAAGCAAATTTTGATGAGTCTCAATTAGAATTTTTAGATGGTTTTCATTTTCATGCTCTTTGTGAGCAAAATGTGGATGCTCTTGAAGGTGCATTAACAGCTTTTGAAAAGAATTTCTCACAATATTTTGATAAGTTAAAATGGGTAAACTTTGGTGGTGGACATCATATCACTAGAGCTGATTATGATGTTGAAGGATTAATTACTCTTTTAAAAGATTTTAAATCAAGATATCCACATCTAAAAGTTTATTTAGAACCAGGTGAAGCAGTTGGTTGGCAAACTGGATATTTAGTAGGAACTGTTCTTGATATTATAAATAATGGTATGGATTTAGTTATTTTAGACACATCAGCAGAAGCGCATATGCCTGATACTTTAGCTATGCCATATAGAGCAATGATTAGAAACTCTGGACTTGCTGGTGAAAAAAAACATACTTATAGACTTGGTGGTAATACTTGTTTAGCAGGTGATGTTATTGGAGATTATTCTTTTGATGAGCCATTAAAAGTTGGAGATAAAATCATTTTTGAAGATATGATTCATTATACAATGGTAAAAACTACAACGTTTAATGGGATTAAATTACCATCAATTGTTGTAAAACATAATGAAGAATCTTATCAAATTATAAAAAACTTTGGATATAATGACTATAAAGTAAGACTTTCATAG
- the rd gene encoding rubredoxin has translation MKKYICTACDYIYDPAIGDPDSGIKPGTAFEDLPDDWECPDCGVSKEDFEPLEDK, from the coding sequence ATGAAAAAGTATATTTGTACCGCGTGTGATTATATTTATGATCCAGCAATAGGTGATCCAGATTCTGGAATTAAACCAGGAACTGCATTTGAAGATTTACCAGATGATTGGGAATGTCCAGATTGTGGTGTAAGTAAAGAGGATTTTGAGCCACTTGAAGACAAATAA
- a CDS encoding saccharopine dehydrogenase family protein, translating into MSKKGILIIGAGGVSRVATVKSAMNIDTFEKITLASRTISKCESIAADILKNQGVQIDVASVDADNVDELVKLIQKVNPKMVLNVALPYQDLTIMDACTKCGVDYVDTANYEHPDEAKFEYKEQWARNDQFKEAGIMGLLGSGFDPGVTGVFCAYAQQNLFDEIHTIDIMDCNAGDHGYKFATNFNPEINLREVSANGRYWENGQWIETTPLEIRVDHDYPEIGVKASYLLYHEELESLVKNIKGLKRIRFFMTFGDSYIAHMNCLQNVGMLGIEPVEHKGMMITPIEFLTTLLPDPSSLGPRTVGQTNIGCIIEGIKDGKPRKIYIYNVCDHQECYRETGAQAVSYTTGVPAMIGSKMVYKGIWKNKGVFNIEEFDAKPFMDELMTQGLPWKILELN; encoded by the coding sequence ATGAGTAAAAAAGGTATTTTAATTATCGGAGCAGGTGGAGTTAGTCGTGTTGCAACTGTAAAAAGTGCAATGAACATAGACACTTTTGAAAAGATTACATTAGCGTCAAGAACGATTTCAAAATGTGAATCAATAGCGGCTGATATTTTAAAAAATCAAGGTGTGCAAATCGATGTAGCTTCTGTTGATGCTGATAATGTAGATGAATTAGTAAAATTAATTCAAAAAGTTAATCCAAAAATGGTTTTAAATGTTGCATTACCATACCAAGATTTAACTATCATGGACGCTTGTACAAAATGTGGTGTTGATTATGTAGATACTGCAAACTATGAACATCCAGATGAAGCTAAATTTGAATATAAAGAACAATGGGCTAGAAATGATCAATTTAAAGAAGCTGGAATCATGGGATTATTAGGTTCAGGTTTTGACCCAGGAGTTACTGGAGTATTTTGTGCATATGCTCAACAAAACTTATTTGATGAAATTCACACTATTGATATCATGGATTGTAATGCAGGAGATCATGGTTATAAGTTTGCAACAAATTTCAACCCTGAAATCAATCTAAGAGAAGTATCTGCAAATGGTAGATATTGGGAAAATGGACAATGGATTGAAACAACTCCACTTGAAATAAGAGTTGATCATGATTATCCAGAAATTGGAGTAAAAGCTTCATATCTTTTATATCATGAAGAATTAGAGTCATTAGTTAAAAATATCAAAGGTTTAAAAAGAATTAGATTCTTTATGACATTTGGAGATTCATATATTGCTCATATGAATTGTTTACAAAATGTTGGAATGTTAGGTATTGAGCCAGTTGAACATAAAGGAATGATGATTACTCCTATTGAGTTTTTAACTACATTATTACCAGATCCTTCAAGTTTAGGACCAAGAACTGTTGGACAAACAAATATTGGATGTATCATAGAAGGTATCAAAGATGGAAAACCAAGAAAAATTTACATTTACAATGTTTGTGATCACCAAGAGTGTTATAGAGAAACAGGAGCTCAAGCTGTAAGCTATACAACAGGAGTTCCTGCGATGATTGGTTCGAAAATGGTTTATAAAGGTATTTGGAAAAATAAAGGTGTATTTAACATTGAAGAGTTTGATGCAAAACCATTTATGGATGAGTTGATGACTCAAGGTCTTCCTTGGAAAATCCTAGAGTTGAATTAA
- a CDS encoding helix-turn-helix transcriptional regulator, whose amino-acid sequence MTKSTIWLWVSEGKFPKPIKLSP is encoded by the coding sequence ATTACTAAAAGCACTATTTGGCTATGGGTTAGTGAAGGTAAATTTCCAAAACCTATAAAATTAAGTCCTTGA
- a CDS encoding nucleotidyltransferase family protein, which yields MNKNEILNKLKELKPIYQNEGLEILGVFGSYAKETNTKYSDIDIAYKLDYDKFSKKYIGGFSKILRIDEIKDELKTIFKTEVDFVSDSNKKIMKDLIYV from the coding sequence ATGAATAAAAATGAAATATTAAATAAATTAAAAGAACTAAAACCAATATATCAAAATGAAGGCTTAGAAATACTTGGAGTATTTGGAAGTTATGCAAAAGAAACAAATACTAAGTATAGTGATATTGATATAGCTTATAAATTAGATTATGATAAATTCTCTAAAAAATATATTGGTGGTTTTTCTAAAATATTAAGAATCGATGAAATAAAAGATGAATTAAAAACAATCTTCAAAACAGAAGTTGATTTTGTATCTGATTCAAATAAAAAAATCATGAAAGATTTAATATATGTCTAA
- a CDS encoding zeta toxin family protein gives MNKLEKIATDYLNQNKQQFLNEYTNEIQDTDEKIAIFTAGMSGVGKTELGIFFKENNPDILHIDTDNIREFFKPVGYDGQNSDVFQKVASRGFNGLFNYTLKKGYSIILDSNLSNVNLAIQNIERLAKRGYNIHIYYLYNYPKVCFEYATRREVVTHRKVPKEIFVKSNFNSYNTVLEIKSLFKESINLHFIDKRNDTFYQNIDDNFIKNKIGVDFEI, from the coding sequence ATGAACAAATTAGAAAAAATAGCTACGGACTATCTTAATCAGAACAAACAACAATTTTTAAATGAGTACACAAATGAGATACAAGATACAGATGAAAAAATAGCTATATTTACAGCTGGTATGAGTGGTGTTGGGAAAACTGAGTTAGGGATTTTTTTTAAGGAAAATAATCCAGATATTTTACATATAGATACTGATAATATTAGAGAATTTTTCAAGCCAGTTGGTTATGATGGTCAGAATTCAGATGTTTTCCAAAAAGTTGCCAGTAGAGGATTTAATGGACTTTTTAACTATACTTTAAAAAAAGGTTATTCTATTATTTTAGATTCTAATCTATCTAATGTTAATTTAGCTATTCAAAATATTGAAAGATTAGCAAAAAGAGGCTACAATATTCATATATATTATCTCTATAATTATCCAAAAGTTTGTTTTGAATATGCAACAAGAAGAGAAGTAGTAACACACAGGAAAGTCCCTAAAGAAATATTTGTTAAGAGTAATTTTAACTCTTATAACACAGTATTAGAGATAAAATCATTATTTAAAGAGAGTATTAATTTACATTTCATTGATAAAAGAAATGATACTTTTTATCAAAATATTGATGATAATTTTATAAAAAATAAAATAGGAGTAGATTTTGAAATTTAA
- a CDS encoding HipA domain-containing protein has protein sequence MKVDDLSRNQRNIIALLEIIKEGSSSELSQKLGLPKRTFLDNVNFLIKNDFVKKSGVGKSTFYSRVIINEYIAKEITVFKEGVRFGVLEFGTDGFGFLYDKNYKGEKPDNLMEQKNRPDLFPEFENLIPEYARRDKLIREYNSEYLSELLIHLKNSHGAYDFINSYEEGKYISDYSKRPSWYSVKNKILGENDYPNVLSGFNLKIDNEILKAKTKGEHSHLSGNQNKVDINIDFENKNISEVTNDEIAQYLLKPYSEDLSSYFEQFKKKDKGYYPHIAINEHLFMSFAKNELGFNVPYTALIEGEREFHYITKRYDRYENYKYHQKDFAQYLNIDSTKKYKTTSEKLFSKLNEVLYNEEEKFNALKFYFYSTIIKHSDLHAKNIATLNIGREKNILAPLYDVISIGIYYGNSDALGLSVNNKYPNQRVKFRVEDFYGLAHILGISNERFKLAAKDILITFIDKFPSYIEATKDLLKFSSLEINNTRNGYTNLIIKMANFYNERIVEFMKLNMLKDFEIEHYKNKLQDDKLLKYDKNELKKLHKSHIIK, from the coding sequence ATGAAAGTTGATGACTTATCTAGAAATCAAAGAAACATTATTGCACTACTTGAAATAATAAAAGAAGGTTCATCAAGTGAATTATCACAGAAGCTTGGACTTCCTAAAAGAACGTTTCTTGACAATGTTAATTTTTTAATTAAGAATGATTTTGTAAAAAAATCAGGAGTAGGAAAAAGTACTTTTTATTCTAGAGTTATAATAAATGAATATATCGCGAAAGAAATTACTGTTTTTAAAGAAGGTGTTAGGTTTGGTGTTCTTGAATTCGGAACAGATGGTTTTGGATTTTTATATGATAAAAATTATAAAGGAGAGAAACCAGATAATCTTATGGAGCAAAAAAATCGACCTGATTTATTTCCAGAGTTTGAGAATCTTATTCCTGAATATGCAAGAAGAGATAAGTTAATAAGAGAATATAATTCAGAATATTTATCTGAGTTGTTAATTCACTTGAAAAATTCCCATGGAGCATATGATTTTATAAATAGCTATGAAGAAGGGAAATATATAAGTGATTATTCAAAAAGACCTTCTTGGTACAGTGTAAAAAATAAAATACTAGGAGAAAATGATTATCCAAATGTTTTATCTGGTTTCAATCTTAAAATAGACAATGAAATATTAAAAGCTAAAACTAAAGGAGAACATTCACACTTAAGTGGTAATCAAAATAAAGTGGATATTAATATTGATTTTGAAAACAAAAATATTTCAGAAGTAACAAACGATGAGATTGCTCAATATTTACTTAAACCATATAGTGAAGATTTGTCCAGTTATTTTGAACAGTTTAAAAAAAAAGATAAAGGTTATTATCCACATATTGCAATTAATGAACATCTTTTTATGAGTTTTGCAAAAAATGAGTTAGGATTTAACGTTCCTTATACTGCATTAATAGAAGGGGAAAGAGAATTCCACTACATAACAAAAAGATATGATAGATATGAAAATTATAAATATCATCAAAAAGACTTTGCTCAATACCTTAATATTGATAGTACTAAAAAATATAAAACAACAAGTGAGAAATTATTTAGTAAATTAAATGAAGTTTTATATAATGAAGAAGAAAAGTTTAATGCATTAAAATTTTATTTTTATTCTACTATTATTAAGCATAGTGATCTTCATGCAAAAAATATTGCTACTTTAAACATAGGAAGAGAAAAGAATATACTAGCACCATTATATGATGTCATATCAATTGGTATTTATTATGGAAATAGTGATGCGCTTGGTTTATCTGTTAATAATAAATATCCTAATCAAAGAGTTAAGTTTAGAGTGGAAGATTTTTATGGACTTGCCCATATATTAGGGATTAGTAATGAAAGATTTAAACTAGCTGCAAAAGATATTCTAATTACCTTTATTGATAAATTTCCTTCATATATAGAAGCAACAAAAGACTTATTGAAGTTTTCTTCACTTGAAATTAATAATACAAGAAATGGATATACAAATCTAATTATTAAAATGGCAAATTTTTATAATGAAAGAATTGTTGAGTTTATGAAATTAAATATGTTGAAAGATTTTGAAATAGAGCATTATAAAAATAAATTACAAGATGATAAGCTTTTAAAGTATGATAAAAATGAGTTAAAAAAGTTACATAAAAGTCATATTATAAAATAA
- a CDS encoding type IV toxin-antitoxin system AbiEi family antitoxin domain-containing protein, translating into MKTIELKNALPLSIFSHEMIYSLLEKSISNVNEKISNLVKNGELVRLKKGFYTFSKLYQTKPINLLSVANTLYSPSYVSFDYALSYYGMIPERVSEVTSATSKNEKLFDTPIGRFSYKKVSLQAYSLGIDWIYDDIEGGRFIATAEKALCDKIKYDRGIGTLTQNSMIEYLKYDLRIDITTPLNYELIEIIATAYKSRNLKTLATIVKKGKL; encoded by the coding sequence ATGAAAACAATAGAATTAAAAAATGCTTTACCATTAAGTATCTTTTCCCATGAAATGATATATTCACTACTTGAGAAATCAATTAGTAATGTAAATGAGAAAATATCAAATCTTGTTAAAAATGGTGAATTAGTAAGATTAAAAAAAGGTTTTTATACTTTTTCTAAACTTTATCAAACAAAACCAATTAATCTACTCAGTGTTGCAAATACTTTATATTCACCATCTTATGTATCATTTGATTATGCTTTAAGTTATTATGGAATGATACCTGAAAGAGTAAGTGAAGTAACATCAGCTACAAGTAAAAATGAAAAATTATTTGATACTCCTATTGGAAGATTTAGTTATAAAAAAGTAAGTCTACAAGCATATTCTTTGGGAATTGATTGGATTTATGATGATATTGAAGGTGGAAGATTTATTGCAACTGCTGAAAAAGCATTATGTGATAAAATAAAATATGATAGAGGCATTGGAACTTTAACTCAAAATTCAATGATTGAATATCTAAAATATGATTTAAGAATTGATATTACTACACCTTTAAATTATGAACTTATAGAAATAATTGCAACTGCATATAAATCAAGAAATCTAAAAACATTGGCAACTATAGTAAAAAAAGGAAAATTATGA
- a CDS encoding nucleotidyl transferase AbiEii/AbiGii toxin family protein, translated as MTHPALMKMLEKYDLSNSNSSFDALREILQEIVLLGLYDAGFFKHAAFYGGTALRILHNLPRFSEDLDFSLLESNPNFDLKPFQDAIVDTLKSFGFDITIEIKEKNSNSAIASAFVKGNTIEHLLNINAPKDITKAINKDKIVKIKLEVDTNPPLDFETQNVIRLTPRPFSINAFTLPSLYAGKMHAILCRAWSTRPKGRDWYDLIWYIANNVELDSKHLKSRLTQSCKYLESNDIKIPDTLNKESIKELLLQRIETLDVEKAKNDVQPFIKDIREIELWSKEFFIAVIENMKVR; from the coding sequence ATGACTCATCCAGCACTTATGAAAATGTTAGAAAAATATGATTTATCAAATTCAAATAGTAGTTTTGATGCATTAAGAGAAATTCTTCAAGAAATAGTACTGCTTGGGCTGTATGATGCTGGATTTTTTAAACATGCTGCTTTTTATGGTGGGACTGCTTTACGAATTTTACATAATCTTCCTAGATTTTCTGAAGATTTAGATTTTTCGCTACTTGAATCAAATCCAAACTTTGATTTAAAGCCTTTTCAAGATGCTATTGTTGATACTTTAAAATCATTTGGATTTGATATAACAATAGAAATAAAAGAAAAGAATTCAAATAGTGCAATAGCATCAGCATTTGTAAAAGGAAATACTATAGAGCATTTACTAAATATAAATGCTCCAAAAGATATTACTAAAGCTATTAACAAAGACAAAATTGTAAAAATAAAATTAGAAGTAGATACAAATCCTCCATTAGATTTTGAAACACAAAATGTAATTAGATTAACACCTAGACCATTTTCTATAAATGCATTTACATTACCATCTTTATACGCAGGGAAAATGCATGCGATTTTATGTCGAGCATGGAGTACAAGACCAAAAGGAAGAGATTGGTATGATTTAATTTGGTATATAGCAAATAATGTGGAACTTGACTCTAAGCATTTAAAATCAAGATTAACTCAAAGTTGTAAATATTTAGAATCTAATGATATAAAAATACCAGATACTCTTAACAAAGAAAGCATAAAAGAATTATTGTTACAAAGAATAGAAACTCTTGATGTAGAAAAAGCAAAAAATGATGTTCAACCTTTTATAAAAGATATTAGAGAAATTGAACTTTGGTCAAAAGAGTTTTTTATAGCTGTAATTGAAAATATGAAAGTTAGGTAA
- a CDS encoding TOTE conflict system archaeo-eukaryotic primase domain-containing protein, with the protein MTLPELRQKLQHLESQKINLDNEILQTKREIEKLSPFSKEQKIELFKSLFIGRSDVFAKYWVSKDGLKKGYSPSTYTFKGNDYIPISNEIIQQHLEGKIRLGTYVVVNQTMAKFLVIDLDKASFIEDARAINKISLSLGLKPLIELSKSGNGIHIWYFFELTIKAKDARKLGDIIITKAMDTTSGIDMTSYDRMFPNQDFVSPDALGNLVALPLHYGSRCENKTIFIDIDTMQPFENQWEILQNISKISFYQVSAILREHLLSSNYDENLMPWEIKRDKPLVFPKTTKAILYDALYIEKENLSKEVLNKLQRLSSFSNPEFFKLQNLRFSTFNTPRIITSFDINEKYIIVPRGLTNKVLNLFNSNKAKLFIEDKRFVKSIEKLNFNLTLKDEQQIALEKILLQDYSILIAPPGFGKTAVAAAVIEKRKVNTLILVNKSNLLDQWVERLCEYFQIDIKAIGKLGNGKKKLNSNLDIATLQSLKNRPELIEEYSQIIIDEAHHIPAVSFEIPLKRFKGKFVLGLSATPARQDGMHPIMFMQCGDIAYESKKEIKKIHTLKTIVSTFEALSDDFSLILNEMVEDFDRNNLIISEIEKLKNRNILVLSERIEHLNILYHILDAKKIKSTLIHGGLKSKMKKEFLKEANSSSIILSTSSFIGEGIDFSHLDAIILTMPVSYWGRIVQYLGRIGRDGQECIAIDFYDENTPMLRSSFQKRQKGYKKMGYISLNEKGLF; encoded by the coding sequence ATGACTCTTCCAGAACTTCGCCAAAAACTACAACATTTAGAATCTCAAAAAATTAATTTAGATAATGAGATTCTACAAACAAAAAGAGAAATAGAAAAATTATCACCTTTTTCAAAAGAGCAGAAAATTGAACTTTTTAAATCTCTTTTTATTGGTAGAAGTGATGTTTTTGCAAAATATTGGGTTAGTAAAGATGGATTAAAAAAAGGTTATTCTCCCTCAACTTATACTTTTAAAGGGAATGATTATATTCCTATTTCAAATGAGATTATTCAACAACATCTAGAAGGAAAAATTAGACTTGGCACTTATGTTGTCGTAAATCAAACTATGGCAAAATTTTTAGTAATTGATTTAGATAAAGCAAGTTTTATTGAAGATGCAAGAGCTATAAATAAAATCTCGTTAAGTCTTGGACTAAAACCATTGATAGAGCTTTCAAAATCAGGGAATGGTATCCATATTTGGTACTTTTTTGAATTAACAATTAAAGCAAAGGATGCCAGAAAACTAGGTGATATAATTATCACAAAAGCTATGGATACAACTAGTGGTATTGATATGACAAGCTATGATAGAATGTTTCCAAATCAAGATTTTGTATCACCTGATGCATTAGGGAATTTAGTTGCACTTCCTCTTCACTATGGCTCAAGATGTGAAAATAAAACAATTTTTATTGATATAGATACTATGCAACCATTTGAGAATCAATGGGAGATATTACAAAATATTTCAAAAATATCATTCTATCAAGTATCAGCAATTTTACGAGAGCATTTACTAAGCTCAAATTATGATGAGAACCTTATGCCTTGGGAAATTAAACGAGATAAACCACTTGTTTTCCCTAAAACAACCAAAGCAATTTTATATGATGCTTTATATATTGAAAAAGAAAATCTCTCAAAAGAAGTATTAAATAAACTACAAAGATTATCAAGCTTTTCAAATCCAGAGTTTTTTAAGTTACAGAATTTAAGATTTTCTACTTTTAATACACCAAGAATTATTACATCATTTGATATAAATGAAAAATATATTATTGTTCCAAGAGGACTTACAAATAAAGTTCTTAACCTTTTCAACTCTAATAAAGCAAAACTTTTTATTGAAGATAAACGATTTGTAAAGTCTATCGAGAAACTAAATTTTAATCTTACTTTAAAAGATGAACAGCAAATAGCTTTAGAAAAAATACTCCTACAAGATTATTCAATTTTGATTGCACCTCCAGGATTTGGTAAAACGGCAGTTGCAGCAGCAGTAATTGAAAAAAGAAAAGTTAATACCTTGATTTTAGTAAACAAAAGCAATTTACTTGATCAATGGGTAGAAAGATTATGTGAATATTTTCAGATTGATATAAAAGCCATTGGAAAGCTTGGTAATGGTAAGAAAAAACTAAATTCAAATTTAGACATAGCTACTTTACAATCACTAAAAAATAGACCTGAACTAATTGAAGAATATTCACAAATTATAATTGATGAAGCACATCATATTCCAGCAGTTTCCTTTGAAATACCTCTAAAAAGGTTTAAAGGTAAATTTGTTTTAGGTTTAAGTGCAACACCTGCAAGACAAGATGGGATGCATCCAATTATGTTTATGCAGTGTGGAGATATTGCATATGAATCAAAAAAAGAGATTAAAAAAATACATACATTAAAAACAATTGTTTCTACATTTGAAGCACTAAGTGATGATTTTTCATTAATTCTAAATGAAATGGTAGAAGATTTTGATAGGAATAATCTCATAATTTCTGAGATTGAAAAATTAAAAAATAGAAATATCTTAGTACTTAGTGAAAGAATTGAACATTTAAATATTTTATATCACATATTAGATGCAAAAAAGATAAAATCAACTCTTATACATGGTGGCTTAAAATCAAAAATGAAAAAAGAGTTTTTAAAAGAAGCTAATAGTTCCTCAATTATTTTATCAACTAGCTCATTTATTGGAGAAGGAATAGATTTTTCACATCTTGATGCTATTATTCTTACAATGCCCGTTTCATATTGGGGAAGAATAGTTCAATATCTTGGGAGAATAGGAAGAGATGGACAAGAGTGTATAGCTATAGATTTTTATGATGAAAATACTCCCATGTTACGATCAAGTTTTCAAAAAAGACAAAAAGGTTATAAAAAAATGGGTTATATTTCATTGAATGAAAAGGGATTATTTTAA
- a CDS encoding MOSC domain-containing protein, producing MKIKSRIRNIFCGKEQEIDDGKRNSYKTSYKKTLVSKNEILIVNEFGFKMDTQSDKIHHGGIDKAVCVYSQKYYPYFKNKYDLSLSECAFGENFTIEDLDDSEVCLGDKFQCGEVIFEVSQPRQPCWKISSVLGIKSLTALIVKEHKTGFYFRVIKGGYIQIGNELELISRDYPDITIEHINQCSFNAKENQKNIKKILACDKLANAYRLSLSKRYKDKEQGIQEWQEDTYGQ from the coding sequence ATGAAGATTAAATCAAGAATTAGAAATATTTTTTGTGGAAAAGAACAAGAAATTGATGATGGAAAAAGAAATTCTTATAAAACATCATATAAAAAAACACTTGTATCTAAAAATGAAATATTAATTGTAAATGAATTTGGATTTAAAATGGATACACAAAGTGATAAAATACATCATGGAGGAATTGATAAAGCTGTATGTGTGTATAGTCAAAAGTATTATCCTTATTTTAAAAATAAATATGATTTAAGTCTCTCTGAATGTGCATTTGGTGAAAACTTTACTATCGAAGACTTGGATGATTCAGAAGTTTGCTTAGGAGATAAGTTCCAATGTGGAGAGGTAATATTTGAAGTTTCTCAACCAAGACAGCCTTGCTGGAAAATATCTTCTGTTTTAGGAATAAAAAGTTTAACTGCATTAATTGTAAAAGAACATAAAACAGGATTTTATTTTAGAGTGATAAAAGGTGGGTATATTCAAATAGGTAATGAATTAGAATTGATTTCAAGAGATTACCCTGATATAACTATTGAGCATATAAATCAATGTTCATTTAATGCAAAAGAAAATCAAAAAAATATAAAGAAAATACTAGCTTGTGATAAATTAGCAAATGCTTATAGATTATCTCTATCAAAAAGATATAAAGATAAAGAACAAGGCATTCAAGAATGGCAAGAAGATACGTATGGACAATAA